A single genomic interval of Trachemys scripta elegans isolate TJP31775 chromosome 3, CAS_Tse_1.0, whole genome shotgun sequence harbors:
- the MDH1 gene encoding malate dehydrogenase, cytoplasmic encodes MSEPIRVLVTGAAGQIAYSLLYSIAKGDVFGKEQPLVLVLLDITPMMTVLDGVIMELQDCALPLLKEVIATDKEAVAFKDLDVAILVGSMPRKEGMERKELLKANVKIFKSQGAALDKYAKKTVKVVVVGNPANTNCLTALKSAPSIPKENFSCLTRLDHNRAKSQIALRLGVTANDVKNVIIWGNHSSTQYPDVTHAKVKVQGKEVGVHEAVKDDSWLKGDFITVVQQRGAAVIKARKLSSAMSAAKAICDHVRDIWFGTPEGEFVSMGVISDGNSYGIPEELLYSFPVVIKDKTWKFVEGLPINDFSREKMDLTAKELMEEKETAVEFISNA; translated from the exons TCTGAACCAATTAGAGTCCTAGTGACTGGAGCTGCTGGTCAGATCGCCTATTCTCTGCTCTACAGCATTGCCAAGGGCGATGTCTTCGGCAAAGAACAG CCTCTTGTTCTTGTACTGCTGGATATCACTCCCATGATGACTGTATTGGATGGCGTAATCATGGAACTGCAAGACTGTGCCCTTCCACTGCTGAAAG AGGTCATCGCAACAGACAAGGAGGCGGTTGCATTTAAAGATCTTGACGTAGCAATTCTGGTTGGCTCCATGCCAAGGAAAGAGGGCATGGAGAGGAAAGAATTACTCaaagcaaatgtgaaaatttttaaatcccaGGGTGCAGCCTTGGACAAGTATGCCAAGAAGACTGTCAAG GTCGTGGTGGTAGGAAATCCAGCAAATACCAACTGCCTGACGGCTTTAAAGTCAGCTCCCTCAATACCAAAGGAAAACTTCAGCTGTCTAACTCGTTTGGACCACAACCGAGCTAAATCCCAG ATTGCTCTGAGACTTGGTGTAACTGCTAATGATGTGAAGAATGTCATCATCTGGGGGAATCACTCCTCCACTCAGTATCCAGATGTTACCCATGCTAAGGTGAAAGTGCAAGGAAAGGAAGTTGGAGTTCATGAAGCTGTAAAAGATGACAGCTGGCTGAAGGGTGACTTTATCACG GTTGTTCAGCAACGTGGTGCAGCTGTTATTAAAGCCCGGAAGTTGTCCAGTGCAATGTCAGCTGCCAAAGCTATCTGTGACCACGTGAGGGACATCTGGTTTGGCACTCCAGAG GGGGAATTTGTTTCCATGGGAGTCATTTCTGATGGAAATTCCTATGGTATCCCCGAGGAGTTGCTCTATTCATTCCCTGTTGTAATCAAG GATAAAACCTGGAAGTTTGTCGAAGGTCTTCCTATTAATGACTTCTCCCGAGAGAAGATGGATCTGACTGCAAAGGAGTTGATGGAAGAAAAGGAGACTGCTGTGGAGTTTATTTCCAATGCATGA